TGGGAGCGCTGGCTTGCCGGCCCGCCGGACGCCCCTGGCGCCTGGACCAGGCTCGAAACCCGCCAGCGTGGGGCCTGGCTCGATCTCGTCCGGGAGCGGGGCTGTCGTCTCAAGCACCAGCACCGGGAGGCCGGACACACGTACGAGCTGGACGGTCGGCACATCACCGACGAACCGGGCCTCTACCTGGCACTCGGCGAGGCCGTCAACGGGCCGGGCGGCTACTTCGGCGGCTGCGTGGACGCCCTCGTGGACTGTCTGCGCGGCAACTTCGGCTACACCGCCCCCGCGACCTTGCTCTGGCGGGACGCTGCGACTGCGCGCGAGCACCTGTCCCGCGTCTTGACACCAGAGGGCGAGCAGTATGACCAGGTTGCCCTGGTGCTCGAAGTCCTGACCGAGGGCAGGATGCACGTGGCCCTCACGTGAATTGGCCGCGCTGCCGCAGTAGTGACTCAACACTGCTGCCGCACCTTCGGGCCACTTACGCGCCTGACAGAGCCGAGCCGTGTGAAGGTGCCGACGGATGTATCAGACAGCGCCGGACAACCTGTGCCACCAGTGACCACAACCGTTCGAGCAGTAGCGTTCGCGACGTCGCCCGTCGGCGATCGCGAGCACCGCGACCAGCAGTCGGAACGCCTTCCTACGTTCGTCGCGAGCAGTGAGAGAAGCGATCTTCCCAAGTTGATCGTTGATCCGACCGCGCGTGATCCGCACCGCCGGCGTGTGCGTCGGGCGCAGACCGGCACGACGGATGCTCCGGTCCGTCCTCTGCGACGGCGCGCGCCTGGACAAGTGGTGGCGCAGAAACAGCAGCGCTTCGGACTGCTCCTCCGGGCCGAGTGCGTCGAACCACGCGATGCCCTGAGACATCGGGCGGAGCCCCTGGGTAAGTTCGTTGAGCATGACGACGCGTTCGGTCACGGCTGCTTCCCAGTAGACAAGCGGCGCTTCGCCGCGGAGCTGAGGTCAGTGGAACCAGGCGGCGGGTCGTATAACCGCACCCTCCCTACCCATACGGAGCAGTCAATGCCCGTTCAGGACAGACGAAATCGACTGTGCGGCTTCCTGGCGGCCTGTCAGCGGTCCGGATATCTCGTCATACCAGCCCCTTGCTAGCAGGCCGCCAGCACCGCCATTCTGTCGGTCGCTTTTAGTGTGAGATGCGACTTTTCATCGGTTTCAATCATAGTTTCGACTCGAACGGAACAGCCTTGTCAGTAGCGAGCCGCGCACCTTCGGCCACGGCGGACAGCTGGGCTTCTGTCACACGCGCAGTCGACGGTCAAGAACGGGCTGCACGCCCGCCACCGGCCTCCTGGCTTCACCGCCCCGCCCAAGGCGTCCTCGCCCGGCCGGAAGCGCGCGGGGTCGCAGTTTCATGAACATGTAAGCGTGGGAACTCAGGCTCGGTTC
This genomic interval from Streptomyces sp. NBC_00376 contains the following:
- a CDS encoding DUF5958 family protein — translated: MTERVVMLNELTQGLRPMSQGIAWFDALGPEEQSEALLFLRHHLSRRAPSQRTDRSIRRAGLRPTHTPAVRITRGRINDQLGKIASLTARDERRKAFRLLVAVLAIADGRRRERYCSNGCGHWWHRLSGAV